A region from the Misgurnus anguillicaudatus chromosome 7, ASM2758022v2, whole genome shotgun sequence genome encodes:
- the LOC141365427 gene encoding LOW QUALITY PROTEIN: uncharacterized protein (The sequence of the model RefSeq protein was modified relative to this genomic sequence to represent the inferred CDS: substituted 1 base at 1 genomic stop codon), with protein sequence MNNKCITEQFLHVCGNECPVPCGLKTSSKGQLWICFTCHYKINKSQMPAESAVNNLVLQPIPEELRCLNSLEQHLISLHIPFMKMLALPKGGQNGVHGPITCVPANVKNTTNVLPRTEGEASLVCVKLKHKLTYKGHYKYQYVDTSNIKQALCYLKQCNKYYSDIEFNQDWINEFSKQDNVDDERTAESEVENENVEEELHDRQQHCVFMDTCLQPVDIGQEVLDQYSDSILSVTPSEGNYPVKMLADETNEAKCFPNGSSTYCNSRVQRLTLSRYFNNRINHADGRFAQNVEYIFYAQYLSEIEQVKSTVSIALRKGKGFNKSIRSEMFKDTDSLRQVLNYDEGYRFLKPIRGTPSFWQGVQKDLFAMVRQLGIPTWFCSFSSADLIWTSLMSSILKQQGRHETIEQLEWADKCELLRRNPVTAARMFDFRWHCFLREVLLSPVQPIGEIVDYFYRVEFQQHGSPHVHCLFWIKNAPQIDTNSDEEVVEFVDKYVTCEVSSENEELHNIVTSVQLHSKHHSKTCKKKNTVCRFNFPKPPTSRTFICRRKVEDESEKERGGKSTCDDNQMKADYAQNITSAVKTAVLEEKFQSVESLFESVGINQELFEMAYRCVNNTTHIVLKRQLNEVWVNQYNKFALLCWNANMDIQYVTDAYACIVYIISYISKSEREMGLLLANAQREANTQGNVDAKQALKKLGGVFLHNREVSAQEAVYRLTNMHXKECSRNVQFIPTGDDSVRMSLPLQVIQNKLQSQTLNSEEMWMTSLVDRYKNRPRQSVFDNMCLATFASEYRITSKGQSAKEITLDNNLGFIVKRTRTQPAVVRYARFSVTKSPEKFYQSILQLFFPYRADTELKPEGYTSYEHVYKEGDICLGNGFVELVQNVVNRNRALFEKDADVLDTAQNTVNTEGILESAWCSLCPEQQVDNLECKQVRRDIVQEEEEDNESIPDLTDKNEPVTQVTQLHKKENSLSRVDGLSIIRSLNKTQMAVFNKIRQWCLGKIRGENTKPFHLFITGGAGTGKSHLIKAIKYESSRLLSQISLNPDDICVALTAPTGIAAYNLKAATIHNTFSIGTNVKLPYTPLGEDKLNSLRAKFHGLQILIIDEVSMVDHKLLAYIHGRLRKIKQSGDLSTFGNVSVIPVGDFFQLPPVKGKPLYVDVPEMSLWSCFSVVELTQVVRQKDCTFAEMLNRLRQRSKTTALSKDDLTMLSSCDKVEEDNASLHIFATNDQVHMHNLKQVIKTCPETETIEAEDYARSKKTGKIELIAGHHVKVHNTCLPEKLLLGIDACVMLMKNIDVDDGLVNGVCGVVTHIIRSSKDKLPETVYIQFDDSHVGLKRQKQCSFEAAKVLHSTPIYVEEENVCTKGGFRRQFPLKLAWACTVHKVQGLTVDTSVVSLKKVFAPGQAYVALRRVRSLSGLIINDFSEKAIFCNDKISEALQEMPSFMAHDKSLVTAQYSFFSVFILNVQSLHCHKEDLNVSIQQLQPTCIAVTETWLPEHYLPESEHLENYNFVGIPRCVAYTSKGPPFNDLKLQQHGGVGVYTTCGVSNTIITIPNLNLECLLTHFPENDILLGVIYRPQTYPLCSFKENMGKLIDQLPSISNNIVLVGDFNNDALKSNSLCSFMADRGFIQHVKEPTTEKGTLIDHVYIKRMTNYSVHTDVVPVYFSTHEGILRSFKLEIFDLT encoded by the exons ATGAA CAACAAGTGTATAACAGAGCAGTttttgcatgtgtgtggaaatgAATGTCCTGTTCCATGTGGATTGAAAACATCAAGTAAAGGACAGCTATGGATATGTTTTACTTgtcattataaaataaataaaagtcaaATGCCAGCAGAAAGTGCTGTAAACAATTTGGTATTGCAACCCATACCCGAAGAATTGCGTTGTCTCAATAGTCTAGAACAACATTTGATTTCATTACATATTCCAtttatgaaaatgttagcattacCAAAAGGCGGTCAAAATGGGGTTCATGGCCCTATTACTTGTGTCCCAGCTAatgttaaaaacacaacaaatgttTTGCCTAGAACAGAAGGTGAAGCATCTTTAGTATGTGTGAAATTAAAACACAAGTTGACATATAAAGGTCATTATAAGTATCAATATGTTGATACTAGTAATATTAAACAAGCATTGTGTTACTTAAAACAATGTAACAAGTATTATTCTGATATTGAATTTAATCAGGATTGGATAAATGAGTTTAGTAAGCAAGATAATGTAGATGATGAAAGAACTGCAGAAAGTGAAgtagaaaatgaaaatgttgaagAGGAGTTACATGATAGACAACAACACTGTGTGTTTATGGACACATGTTTACAGCCAGTTGATATTGGGCAAGAAGTTCTGGACCAATATTCGGATAGTATTTTGAGTGTCACCCCATCTGAAGGGAATTATCCAGTTAAAATGCTTGCAGATGAAACAAATGAGGCTAAATGTTTTCCCAATGGTTCTTCAACTTATTGTAACAGTCGTGTCCAAAGGTTAACACTGTCACGATATTTTAACAATAGGATTAATCATGCAGATGGAAGATTTGCACAGAACgttgaatatatattttatgccCAGTATTTATCAGAAATAGAACAAGTAAAGTCTACTGTATCTATAGCATTGAGAAAAGGGAAAGGATTTAATAAGTCTATTCGAAGTGAaatgtttaaagacacagactCTTTAAGACAAGTACTAAATTATGATGAAGGATATAGGTTTTTGAAACCAATCCGTGGAACTCCATCTTTTTGGCAAGGTGTGcaaaaagatttgtttgcaaTGGTGAGACAGTTAGGTATTCCTACTTGGTTTTGTTCATTTTCCTCTGCTGACCTGATATGGACATCTCTGATGTCAAGCATTTTAAAGCAACAAGGAAGACATGAAACTATAGAACAACTGGAATGGGCTGATAAATGTGAGCTTTTGCGTCGAAATCCTGTTACTGCAGCTCGCATGTTTGATTTTAGGTGGCATTGTTTTTTAAGAGAAGTTCTTTTGTCTCCTGTTCAACCCATAGGAGAAATTGTAGATTATTTTTACAGGGTTGAATTTCAGCAACACGGTTCTCCTcatgttcattgtttgttttggattaaaaatgCCCCACAGATAGATACAAATTCTGATGAAGAAGTTGTTGAGTTTGTTGATAAATATGTAACATGTGAGGTTTCTAGTGAAAATGAGGAATTACATAATATTGTTACATCAGTACAGCTTCACAGTAAacaccattcaaaaacatgtaaaaagaaaaatacagttTGTCGTTTTAACTTTCCTAAACCACCAACAAGCAGAACTTTTATTTGTCGAAGGAAAGTTGAAGATGAGTCTGAGAAAGAAAGAGGTGGTAAAAGTACCTGCGACGATAACCAAATGAAGGCAGATTATGCTCAAAATATAACGTCAGCAGTTAAAACAGCTGTTTTAGAAGAGAAGTTCCAATCTGTAGAAAGTTTGTTTGAAAGTGTAGGAATAAATCAGGAATTATTTGAGATGGCATATAGGTGTGTAAATAATACCACACATATTGTGTTGAAACGACAATTAAATGAAGTGTGGGTTAATCAGTATAATAAATTTGCACTTTTGTGCTGGAATGCCAATATGGATATTCAGTATGTAACTGATGCTTATGCATGTATTGTTTATATAATTTCCTACATTTCAAAATCTGAAAGGGAAATGGGTTTATTATTAGCTAATGCTCAACGGGAAGCTAATACCCAGGGTAATGTCGATGCCAAACAAGCTTTGAAAAAATTAGGTGGGGTGTTTTTGCATAACCGCGAGGTTAGTGCACAAGAGGCAGTGTATAGGTTGACAAATATGCATTAAAAGGAGTGCTCCAGAAATGTTCAGTTTATTCCCACAGGTGATGATTCAGTTCGTATGAGTTTACCATTGCAAGTTATACAGAACAAGTTGCAGTCGCAAACTTTAAATAGTGAGGAGATGTGGATGACAAGTTTGGTTGATCGTTACAAGAATAGACCACGTCAGAGTGTTTTTGACAATATGTGCTTAGCCACATTTGCGTCTGAGTATCGTATTACATCTAAAGGTCAGTCTGCCAAGGAAATTACATTAGATAATAATCTTGGTTTTATTGTTAAAAGAACACGTACTCAGCCTGCAGTTGTTCGTTATGCACGATTTTCAGTGACTAAGAGTCCTGAAAAGTTTTACCAAAGTATACTACAATTGTTTTTTCCTTATCGTGCAGATACGGAACTAAAACCAGAGGGATATACTTCTTATGAACACGTTTATAAAGAAGGTGACATTTGTTTAGGTAATGGATTTGTAGAATTGGTTCAAAATGTAGTCAACAGAAACAGAGCATTATTTGAAAAGGATGCAGACGTGTTGGATACTGCACAAAATACTGTTAATACTGAGGGGATATTAGAAAGTGCATGGTGTTCACTTTGTCCTGAGCAGCAAGTTGATAATTTAGAATGTAAACAGGTTAGACGTGATATTGtccaagaagaagaagaagataaTGAAAGTATTCCAGATTTGACAGATAAAAACGAGCCAGTTACACAAGTTACACAgttacacaaaaaagaaaatagtTTGAGTCGTGTTGATGGGTTAAGCATAATTCGTTCCTTAAACAAAACCCAGATGgctgtttttaataaaatcagGCAGTGGTGTTTGGGTAAAATTAGAGgagaaaacacaaaaccatttcatttgtttattactGGTGGTGCAGGAACAGGCAAAAGTCATTTAATTAAAGCCATAAAATATGAGTCTTCAAGACTATTGTCTCAAATTTCTTTAAATCCAGACGACATTTGTGTTGCTTTAACTGCACCAACAGGCATTGCAGCATACAATTTAAAGGCTGCAACAATTCACAACACATTTAGCATTGgcacaaatgtaaagttaccATACACACCATTGGGTGAGGACAAACTAAATTCGCTGAGAGCAAAATTCCATGGTCTTCAAATACTAATCATAGATGAAGTATCTATGGTTGATCATAAATTATTGGCATATATACATGGAAGATTACGTAAAATTAAACAGAGTGGAGATTTGTCTACTTTTGGTAATGTGAGTGTAATTCCTGTCGGGGACTTTTTTCAACTGCCTCCTGTAAAAGGAAAACCATTGTATGTGGATGTACCTGAAATGAGTTTATGGAGTTGTTTTAGTGTTGTTGAATTAACACAGGTTGTTAGACAAAAGGACTGTACATTTGCTGAAATGTTAAACAGGTTAAGGCAAAGAAGCAAAACAACAGCACTAAGCAAAGATGATTTAACCATGTTATCAAGCTGTGACAAGGTTGAGGAAGATAATGCATCTTTGCACATTTTTGCTACAAATGATCAAGTTCATATGCACAACTTGAAGCAGGTGATAAAAACATGCCCAGAAACTGAAACAATAGAGGCAGAGGATTATGCACGGAGTAAAAAAACAGGCAAAATAGAATTAATAGCCGGTCATCATGTAAAGGTTCATAACACATGTTTGCCAGAAAAGTTACTTTTAGGCATAGATGCATGTGTTATGTTAATGAAAAATATAGATGTTGATGATGGATTAGTTAATGGTGTTTGTGGTGTAGTTACTCATATCATACGTTCATCTAAAGATAAGTTACCTGAAACTGTATACATTCAGTTTGATGATAGTCATGTGGGATTGAAAAGACAAAAACAATGTTCATTTGAGGCAGCAAAGGTGTTACATTCTACACCTATATATGTAGAAGAGGAAAACGTTTGTACGAAAGGTGGTTTTCGTCGACAGTTTCCTTTAAAACTAGCTTGGGCATGCACAGTACATAAAGTTCAGGGTTTAACGGTTGATACTTCTGTTgttagtttaaaaaaagtttttgcacCTGGTCAGGCTTATGTAGCTTTGAGGCGGGTAAGGAGTTTGTCAGGTTTAATCATTAATGACTTTAGTGAAAAGGCCATTTTCTGTAATGATAAGATTTCTGAAGCTCTTCAAGAAATGCCATCTTTTATGGCACATGATAAATCATTGGTGACAGCACAATATAGTTTCTTTTCTGTGTTTATACTGAATGTACAGAGTTTGCATTGCCATAAAGAGGATTTAAATGTGTCTATTCAACAGTTACAACCAACATGTATTGCTGTAACTGAAACATGGCTGCCAGAACACTATCTGCCTGAGAGTGAACATTTAGAAAATTACAACTTTGTGGGTATTCCTCGTTGTGTTGCATACACAAGTAAAGGTCCTCCTTTCAATGATTTGAAACTACAACAACACGGTGGAGTTGGAGTTTATACAACATGTGGAGTGTCAAATACTATTATAACAATTCCAAATCTTAATTTAGAATGCCTGTTGACACACTTTCCTGAAAATGATATTTTACTTGGTGTTATTTATAGACCACAAACATACCCCTTGTGtagttttaaagaaaatatgggCAAGTTAATTGATCAGCTGCCTTCAATTTCAAATAACATTGTACTTGTGGGAGACTTTAATAATGATGCATTAAAGTCTAATTCTTTGTGCTCTTTTATGGCAGATAGGGGTTTTATTCAACATGTTAAGGAACCAACAACAGAAAAAGGAACATTAATTGACCATGTGTACATAAAGCGTATGACAAATTACTCAGTACACACAGATGTTGTGCCAGTGTACTTTAGCACACATGAGGGAATTTTGCGCTCATTTAAACTTGAAATATTTGACTTGACATGA